Genomic window (Primulina eburnea isolate SZY01 chromosome 8, ASM2296580v1, whole genome shotgun sequence):
TGATTAATAAGCAATCTCATCGCATCCAGAAGCAAATTCTGAACAGAATACAAGATCCAGAAGATGTATAACACTGGAAAAATCCTTACAGTCTAGGCAAAATGTTGCCAGCGTGCTGGACGAGCTCATACAGCTCAACCATTGAGCAGCCGCGACAAGTCTCCTCCTTGAAGAAGACCTCTAATTTCCTCAATTCATCAAATGCCCTCATATCTAATCAtgatatatatcaaaatatttagGATCACcccaaaaaaacacacacacacaaaaatcaAAGCAAAGTCAAACGACTTTAGAAAGTCCATGCTCCGTTCACATACAAAGCTCGTAGTACTTGTGAGGGGAAAGTCTAGAAGTACGAAGCTCGGACAGCATCTGGGCTGAATACTTGAGAGCATCCTTCAAATTGTTTGAATCCTACAATTCAAAGAACCCAAATGAAATAATAGCATTAGGGTTTATCAAAACCGCAAAAAACATCGACACGAGCGCACGCCGATACACATaggagacaaatatcttattacaCGCGATTGTTATACGTACAAGAGCGCGATGCATGTAGAAAGCATTCTGCTGAATGCCAGCGATCCCAGCATTTAGCCATTTTTCTTCATCTCCAACTCCGTCTGCAATCATCATCTCTGATTTCAGAGGCTTTCGAAGTTATAATTGGCGTATATTTCCAGAAATGTTTACAATTACTCCGAAAAGTCGATCGAAGTTGTGGGCTTTTTCACATCAGCCGTTCTAATGTGCTCCCATAGTTGATTTTTAGCttcgaaaattatttttttggggGATTTTTCgcgaaatattttgagaaaataaaatttatcctTTTATCATTTCGGGAAAGAGCACGGCTGTATTTGTTGGatacttttattttaaactTCGAATATTATGTtttcaataattattttattttcagaaagcATAAATTTAAAAAGATCTTATATAGAAAATGAATTCAAGTTataattaatcaatgtaattttTTAAAAGCATTAAATATGATTATGCTACATTCGTAATTAGTCATACAACAAATAGACTAAAAAAGCTACTCGATTATTATATAGTGTACGAATAAATATCTTAATAGTAAGTCTTGTGTGAGACTATAATTCATCCGATTtatatttagaaaaaaattaatatttttgacataaaaaataatgatttttcaTTAATCGaatatcataaaaatttatatataagaTTATGTCACGAGAGTTTTTGTGATATATTTGTCTATTTACGAGTGATTAGGTTAAGAAAATACCACATGAAATCATGAGGATGGACCAATTAATTCAATATGGGACTATAAATGggcattagaaaaaaaaaaaaaaaaaaaaaaaaaaaaaaaaaaaagatgtttGGAGTTGTATAAAATTTTATGATGGTGGGAAAATGTAGTCATTTTTTTCAACTTCCAACTGGCTTCCAACCGCCACCGGCTCTTCCCTCTCTACAAACGGATCGGAACCTAACCTTCTTCACTTAGATGTATCCGCGATCTACATTACCGCCATCAATTTTGCTTTTATGGCTGTTTCAGTTCTCCGCAGCTCGGATTTTCACGCTGGAAATGCACCACCGATTTTCCGATCATGTCAAGGAGTGGTCTCGACGGACAGGTTCCGGTTATCATGCGGATAAGTGGCCGGGAAAGGGTAGTGTGGAATACTATGCGCTTTTAGTAAGTCATGATCGCGTGTTGCATGGGAGGAGATTGTCTAATTCGGATGGCGCTCTCACTTTCTCTGATGGCAACTCTACTTTGCGAATCAGCTCTTTAGGATTGTAAGCATCTGTTGTACACTTCGTAACATGCAACTTTATGATGGCTATCATTCATTGAGTAAACTGTACATTTCTTTTCTTGCAAAAATTTGATGACATGAGCTTATTTTGTGTTAGATGCGTTATTCTATTTTCAGTGTTAGTTGAGTCCTGGTCCTACTTCTTACAAGATTATTTTAGAGTGAATTGgttgattatattttttttgattTGTCTGTGGAGATTGCTGCAGTTTGCATTATACAACAGTGACGGTTGGGACGCCTGGTATGAGATTTCTTGTGGCCCTTGATACAGGGAGTGATTTATTCTGGGTTCCCTGCAACTGTATGAAATGTGCATCTACAGATGATTCGCCTTATAGTTCTGTATGTTCCCTTCCCTGATTCAGTTGATTATCTTTTCTAAATGTCACCTTTATGCCTTTTGCTTTTGTGCGTGCGTGGAAGATGGTTGTTTCAGCAAAACTTTAGTCAGTGGAGGTGTGTTGATTATATGTAATGTTATTTGTATCGCTTGTACTCCGTCTAACTCAGGTGTTCTTGAAGATGTCACGCAAGTTCATGGGATCTAGTGGTAAATCTAAACTTATTTGCCTCGCCGTTGTAGGATTTTGAGCTAAGCATATACGATCCAGATGGGTCGACTACAAGCCAAAATGTAACTTGTAGCAATGACCTATGTTCCAATCATGACAGCTGCAGTGGTACCTCTAACAATTGCCAATACCATGTGTCATATGTGTCATCCGAAACTTCGACTTCTGGAATTCTGGTTGAAGATGTCCTTCACCTAAGGACATTAGAAAATGATGTGGACTTCGTAAAGGTGTCTGTAACATTTGGGTAAGTTGATGCCTGCTAAATATGCTATTGTCCTACTGTTTTGAGAACTTCCATTGGAGTCTTATTCATGGTCAAACGTCTTGCAAGTAATAAACTTTGCGGCTCTTGACTCTACTCGTACCCACCGACTTTTAAAAATGCCATCGGATCATGACCTATCATCAGTACTGGTGTACACCTGCACCTAGTCTTGCGAGTCGTTGACTTAATGCGTATGTCATGTTGCATATGAAATTCTAATTTGTGAGATTGGAAGAATATATACACTTTTGAACACTAGATAATATTGGAGATTTTGTCAACGCACATATATTACGGATGTGCTAAACGAATATCTAGGGAATCGATATATATTGAAGTATTTTGGCCTGATACCCAAAACAATACTAAATGTTGACCCCACTTGCATTGATTCAACTACTGTTGCTGTGTTTTTATACACTTGAAATTTTTTAGATAATTCTAGTAATTTGCGTAGCTACGAGTCCTCGTAAGTTTCTAACTTTGATAGGTCAGCTGCGGGCAGGTCCAAACTGGCTCCTTTTTGGATATTGCTGCTCCAAATGGTCTATTTGGTCTAGGTTTGGAGAAAATATCAGTTCCTAGTATCTTGTCAAGAGAAGGCTATGTATCAGATTCTTTCTCCTTGTGTTTCGGGTACGATGGGACAGGGAGGATTAACTTTGGTGATAAGGGTAGCCACGACCAAGAAGAGACGCCATTCAGTATGAACACATTCCAGTGAGTGAATCTTCTTTCACTTGATATTGTTTTTATCGACAACCAATGTTCTTCAATAGCCATAATTGTAtcattaatttatttctaataaacTCTGTTTCAGTCCTATCTACAATGTTATTGTGACTCAAGTTCGTGTGGGAACTAATGACCTTGATTCAAAATTCATGGCACTTTTTGATTCCGGCACATCCTTTACATATCTGGTTGATCCTTTATATGCAATGCTTTCAGACAGCGTAAGCACTTACATGGAATATTTAAGTTACTAACTAATTTAGGCTTGAACTAATGAACTTTGACTTTCTGTAGTTCAATTCATATATAAGAGATAAGCGGCTTCCACCTGATCCAAGACTCCCTTTTGAATACTGTTATATAATGAGGTCGGAGTTAATTGCTGCATGTTTTCCAAGTTTCTTTTgacatatttttattgattttctGCTTGATGATTCGTAGCCCCGACACAAATACAAGTTTGATTCCCATTATGAGCCTTGTAATGAATGGGGGAGGACAGATGATTGTTCATGATCCAATAGTTGTCATCTCAAGTCCTGTAAGGCCTTATTGCAAGTTGCTTGTTTTACTCATGACGTCCCATGTCTTATTTTTGTCATCGTTTTTTACATTATTTCTGATTGCAGAATGAACTTGTATACTGCTTGGCTATTGTCAAGAGTCAAGAACTTAATATAATTGGGCGTAAGTTTCCTAGTTGAAGTTATATATCCTTTGCCTTCCCTTAACTTTTTCAGTATATCACTAGATCAGAAGTGCTATTCAGTCGTAAATTATGCTCATGTTTCGGAAATTTCATTCATATATTGAAATATTCTTGATTGAAAGGTGAAAAATAAagagatttaatttattaactcTTAGGTGAAAAACGAAAAGGTTTTATTCAATACATTCGTGATATTTGTGAATGTAAATGCTGAATCAGACCATTCAATTTTTGAAAGTGGTTCAGAGAGATGGCAGTTATACTCTTCTTGATATTAAATATCACTTCAAGACTGATATAAATTGCATTTACTAACCTTTTTTGTTTGTGAAATTGATGAACTGTATATCAACGTCTTCTAATTCTTGTGAAGTTCACTGCTCTCCTCGTGAGCTCAAAACAAATTGTTAGTGGGGATGCCTTTTTTGTTTGTGAAATTCTCCCCTGATATTTGTTTAGGACAGCTGATTACTTTGCTAACAATCTGCAGAAAACTTCATGACCGGCTACTGCATTGTTTTTGACCGAGAAAAACTTGTCCTTGGCTGGGAGCAATTTGATTGTGAGGTTTTCTTAAATTAGTCAATCCAATGTCTATCTGCTTGTTTCTTAACTTAAATTCTGGCCTTCAGCCCTTCATGCAGGTTATGATGCGAAAAACTCAAATGCTTTTCAACCTGAAGATGTAAACAATAACAGCGTGCCACCATCTGTCTCGGTGACCTTCCTTAATCACACTACTAAATCTGATGAACTACAAAGCAGCACTGCTCGAAATCTAGTCATATCATCATTATACaatattattacatttgatCTGATTCAAGCTCTTTTGATACATACAGTCATTTTCGTTTAATATCCAGTCCAGGCTTCTCGACGGACCGGTCTCTAGAAATGTAGGGATGTAGAAATTCTAATAAAACCACATTTTTATTGACACCTCATTCGTACCAACTTTGTGGTGCATTGTAGCTTTGTGCTGGTCAGATTTTTTCTTCCTGGTGTTACTGAAATGCAAGTACTTGCTAGCATGGAGGCCTTTATATTCCTCTTTTGATTGAGACGTGGGTGGTTTTTGAGAACCTGTTTATGAAATTATAAAGCTGACCATAGTATAGTTTATACTAATACCCAAGAGCCAAACGAATCATTTCGAGGTAAATAAGATCGATTTCATAATTTtgatattaattaaattgttagcTTTGATATGTTGGAGATGGGAACAATTTTACTTTCATGAAATTGAACTTTCGTGTTTTATTTCATTGATTGTGCTTTTAAAGAACAGTGTTTTTTAGTGCCTTGTGAATAGAAGTGGTTCAGAAAATATCCAATCTTGAAAACTATGTATGATCACATAACCAAATCTCTTGGACCAAGTGAAATGGAGCGCACATGAAAAATAGGGCAACTAACGCTAGTCAAGACATATATCCTACGACTATTCTCAGCCATACAAATGCTTTTTACACTCGCAACTCCCACATTTGTAATCCATTTATTGAACTCATAATATGGGCATTTGTCATCTTTCCTAATTACCAGTTCAATGTGATAGTAATGCACAAACAAAAAAGAATAACAGGGACAAGTGCATACAAATTTTTTGCTGCTTATTCATCTTTTCAAATCAATGCATCATTTTTCTGTAAAAAATAATCTAGTTGATACAAATGCAGATACAAGAGGTGGTGCCTGTTCTAGAGAAAATGATGCCCCGGTTTGCCCTAAGCCACGTCGCCTCCGATCCTCCCTACCCACCCAATTCCTGAACTATCCCCTCTTATGCAGGGAGCATGTGTAAGTTGGAGCGTCTATATGAAAAAGTAAAGCAATGGAATGAATTGAATCTGTTGCAAACTTATAGAAATGGAGGCTGTCACTCtccctaataattttttttacttacaTATTTTACATGTATGGAGCTCTGTATTATACACATATTTCATccatatttatgatttaatatgacaTCATTTAATCGCATGCCTGCACTACAAAATTTGATTTTGTTGTTATTTTGATGTGCAGCCCGCTGAATTTTGATAGCTGTGGAATTCTCACCATGATTGCTGACGAGGTTTTCTATTAGCTTAATAAGACATACAAGTACATATGTGTGCACATGCATGTGTATTCTAATTTCTAtgcaatattattttttataattattttaaggaaaaaaataGCTCTCTTATGAGTAGGTTTTTTGTAAGAATGTCTCAccaatctttatctgtgagacaggtcaaccctaccgatattcacaataaaaagtactatttttttatggatgatccgaataagatatctgtctcacaaaatatgattcgtgagactatctcacacaagtttttgttttatctttGTATATTTCAATACAGAAAAGAtgagtatttttaaatttaaaatacacagTAAACCACTGAGGATAATATCCACTTTATAAATTGGACATGCACCTACGTTTTACACGATGACTCACGCATTCAAGTAATGCATGTTCGTTTTATGCTGCAATGACAGAGTGTCAACTCCATTGTTTATTTACCAAAGGATGAAAAATTTAATGATACATTTATGTTTATGTACATGTATGTGTATAAATGCAGAAAATGGACGTTAGAGAATCAAGTGGATGCAGCAGACACGGATGGCCAGGATCCCCGCCGGGAAGAACAGATAATCCTTTGGTTCACGATACTCATTTCCTTCAGATTCATCATCACAACTTTAATTTCCATTAataattaatgatattttatcagattcaaACACCaataatcatcatcatcatcataaatAAGAACATATTCCTGGACTTATTTTCGTATTCAGTTTCTGTCTGGTTGGATATGAGTTCCTAATTTGTAGATACTACTTGCGTGATTTTCGTTGTAATATTTACTCGAGACGGTTTTGACAACAAGGGAATTAGAGAAGATTGTTATGGAGTAGGGGAGTAATAAAAATAGCTATTTTGTACGTCTAAAATTATACTCTTTTATAATTTGTTATTAAGTTGGGTATACTAAAATTTATATATGTAAGGCAGTATAGATAtgtattaaaatttattttcaaggAAAATTTGTTATTAAGTTGGGTATACTAAAATTTATATATGTAAGACACTTCTTCTGATATAGTTTGAGCTTCGGCTTGAAGGCAAGAAAGCAAAAAAGGGTCACTTGAATCATATCTTGAAACGTTCAAGTCTAGAAGCTTTCTCTCAAACTTGCTCCTTCCaagatgtcaagaaaaagaAACGCAAGACAAATACTGCTCAACAAAATTCCGACCTTTCCATCAACTAACTCAACGAACTCGAAACTTCAGTCGATCGAGTTTTGTTTTCCTCACCCGGTCCATGATTCGAACATGATGTCAAGAACACAAGATAAGGGTAAATAAAGAATACTCAAACGAAAGATGAATTACAAGCACCACGTTCGACCAACAACGATGCGCATGTCAGTAGGATATGGGAAAACCGGTATTAGTCAAAAACTTTATTTACAAAATGGTTATCATCAGATCCGGTATTTGCTCGAAACAACATACATAAAGCCGTACAGAGAAATtctacaacaaaaatacaagTGTTTCATGCCATTTACAGAGAGCGAGCAGCATCACAGGTCTCTTCTGCACATTGGGCAAGAACCATGTCTTACTAGCCAAGTATCGATGCAAGGTAGATGAAACAAGTGTTGACAATGGGGCAAACATCGCACGATCTCCCCTATTTGAAAATCCTACATATATTCAAAAGAATAGCTCCAAATCAGTTGAATTTGATATGGGATTTTGCTGAAGAGATATTTGTCTATAAACATATTTTGTATTACATCTTCTGCTAGTTAGACTTTCCTCATTTTATATCATCATTTTGaacaaaatttgaaatattttaacatagaGCAAAAGAATGAAGATTACTGGGAACAGAATTACGGA
Coding sequences:
- the LOC140838360 gene encoding aspartyl protease family protein 1 isoform X3, whose protein sequence is MYPRSTLPPSILLLWLFQFSAARIFTLEMHHRFSDHVKEWSRRTGSGYHADKWPGKGSVEYYALLVSHDRVLHGRRLSNSDGALTFSDGNSTLRISSLGFLHYTTVTVGTPGMRFLVALDTGSDLFWVPCNCMKCASTDDSPYSSDFELSIYDPDGSTTSQNVTCSNDLCSNHDSCSGTSNNCQYHVSYVSSETSTSGILVEDVLHLRTLENDVDFVKVSVTFGCGQVQTGSFLDIAAPNGLFGLGLEKISVPSILSREGYVSDSFSLCFGYDGTGRINFGDKGSHDQEETPFSMNTFHPIYNVIVTQVRVGTNDLDSKFMALFDSGTSFTYLVDPLYAMLSDSFNSYIRDKRLPPDPRLPFEYCYIMSPDTNTSLIPIMSLVMNGGGQMIVHDPIVVISSPNELVYCLAIVKSQELNIIGQNFMTGYCIVFDREKLVLGWEQFDSLHAGYDAKNSNAFQPEDVNNNSVPPSVSLCAGQIFSSWCY
- the LOC140838360 gene encoding aspartyl protease family protein 1 isoform X1, with protein sequence MYPRSTLPPSILLLWLFQFSAARIFTLEMHHRFSDHVKEWSRRTGSGYHADKWPGKGSVEYYALLVSHDRVLHGRRLSNSDGALTFSDGNSTLRISSLGFLHYTTVTVGTPGMRFLVALDTGSDLFWVPCNCMKCASTDDSPYSSDFELSIYDPDGSTTSQNVTCSNDLCSNHDSCSGTSNNCQYHVSYVSSETSTSGILVEDVLHLRTLENDVDFVKVSVTFGCGQVQTGSFLDIAAPNGLFGLGLEKISVPSILSREGYVSDSFSLCFGYDGTGRINFGDKGSHDQEETPFSMNTFHPIYNVIVTQVRVGTNDLDSKFMALFDSGTSFTYLVDPLYAMLSDSFNSYIRDKRLPPDPRLPFEYCYIMSPDTNTSLIPIMSLVMNGGGQMIVHDPIVVISSPNELVYCLAIVKSQELNIIGQNFMTGYCIVFDREKLVLGWEQFDSLHAGYDAKNSNAFQPEDVNNNSVPPSVSVTFLNHTTKSDELQSSTARNLVISSLYNIITFDLIQALLIHTVIFV
- the LOC140838360 gene encoding aspartyl protease family protein 1 isoform X2 yields the protein MYPRSTLPPSILLLWLFQFSAARIFTLEMHHRFSDHVKEWSRRTGSGYHADKWPGKGSVEYYALLVSHDRVLHGRRLSNSDGALTFSDGNSTLRISSLGFLHYTTVTVGTPGMRFLVALDTGSDLFWVPCNCMKCASTDDSPYSSDFELSIYDPDGSTTSQNVTCSNDLCSNHDSCSGTSNNCQYHVSYVSSETSTSGILVEDVLHLRTLENDVDFVKVSVTFGCGQVQTGSFLDIAAPNGLFGLGLEKISVPSILSREGYVSDSFSLCFGYDGTGRINFGDKGSHDQEETPFSMNTFHPIYNVIVTQVRVGTNDLDSKFMALFDSGTSFTYLVDPLYAMLSDSFNSYIRDKRLPPDPRLPFEYCYIMSPDTNTSLIPIMSLVMNGGGQMIVHDPIVVISSPNELVYCLAIVKSQELNIIGQNFMTGYCIVFDREKLVLGWEQFDSLHAGYDAKNSNAFQPEDVNNNSVPPSVSIQEVVPVLEKMMPRFALSHVASDPPYPPNS